Within candidate division WOR-3 bacterium, the genomic segment ACCACTGCATATCCAGGGGTAGTCAAAGCATGGCATTGCCATAAGCTTCAGGACGATAACATGACCGTTCTGTGCGGCATGGCAAAGATCGTGCTATATGATGACCGCAAAGATAGCCCGACCCACGGACTGACCAATGAGTTTTTTATCGGCGAACATAATCACATACTGATACATATACCAAAATTTGTGTGGCATGGCTTCAAGTGCGTCAGCAGTAGTGAAGCGATGATCGTCAACGTAGTTACAGAATGCTATGATTACGCAAACCCTGATGAGTACCGCAAGCCTGCTCACGGTTCGGATATTCCTTACGACTGGTCGCGTAAGGATGGTTAGCATTTTTATTCTTTCACAATTTCAGCAATGAAAGTACTTGTAACCGGTGGATGCGGGTTTATCGGCTCCAATTTCATCCGGTATTTTGCAGCAAGATATCCATCTAATAAAGTTCTCAATGTTGACAAATTAACGTATGCCGGAAACCTCGAGAACCTCAGTGGACTGGAAAAGAAAAGAAACTACCGTTTTGTGAAAGCAGACATAACCAATGCCGTACAAATGAAAAGGCTGTTCAAAAAATTCAATCCGGATCGGGTTGTAAATTTTGCCGCGGAGACCCATGTTGACCGCAGCATTACAACCCCTGGCGATTTTCTCAAGACCAATTTTCTTGGCGTTGGCGTATTATTGAATTGCGCACTCGAATACGGTGTCGAGAAGTTCCTGCAGGTATCGACCGACGAGGTCTATGGTTCGATCGCACGGGGCAAGTTTCGAGAGGGCTCTGTCCTCAACCCTTCGAGTCCATATTCTGCGAGTAAAGCGGCAGCCGATGGTCTGGTGATGGCGTATTACCGTACCTATGGCCTGCCAGTGGTGATTACTCGCTCTTCTAATAACTACGGACCCTATCAGTTTCCAGAGAAATTCATACCTCTTGTGATATTCAACGCGATGAACGGCAAGAAGATTCCCGTGTACGGCGATGGCCTGCAGGTCAGGGACTGGATATATGTTGAGGATAACTGCCAGGCTATTGATCTCGTTCTGCACAGAGGTAAGATCGGAGAGATATATAATGTCGGCGGTCAGTACGAACGTGCTAACATGTACGTTATAAAAAAAATACTTAGCATTCTGAAGAAACCGGTTGAGCTAATTGAATACGTGGAAGACCGTCCCGGGCATGACCGGCGCTATGCTCTGTCCATTGCCAAGGTACGAAGCCATCTTGGGTGGCAGCCAAAAATATCCTTTGAAGTCGGCCTCGCAAAGACAATAAAATGGTACCGGATGAACAGCGGATGGTTGAAGAACACCCAGACCGGTGCCTACCGCAGTTTTTACAGAAAGTACTACAGCAAACTGGGACTGACACAAATCTAGCGACTCGTTCACGCCCCGACGTCATTCTCCGGTTCAACCGGGGGATCCAGGGTTACGCCGCACGCTGGAGACACGCTTTGCTGAAGACATGCTGCGCTGAAGTCACGTCGCTTCGCTGCAGAATCTGAAGAGGCAGAACGAACAATGGTCATTCTCCGGCTTGGCCGGGGAATCCAGATTCTGTCCAAGTGTCACACGCCTCCCCGTCATTGCGAGTCCGCCACAGGCGGACGCGGCAATCTCAGTAATCAAACAAAAACTGACGAAATCAACGTTTGTTGTATCAAATATCGAAATACAAATGACCAAAACATGTTCTCAACGGTAATAGCGGGATTAGCGCAATTAACGAACCAAACGTTTTTTGTTTTCAACGATATTAGCGATAATAACGGACAAAACGGTATTAACGAGATTAACGATTTTTTCAATTTCGCAATTCGCATTTGGAATTCCT encodes:
- a CDS encoding dTDP-4-dehydrorhamnose 3,5-epimerase family protein — encoded protein: MANEKLIQGVSIKNLKLIPDERGRLMEILRVDDKEFSKFGQVYVTTAYPGVVKAWHCHKLQDDNMTVLCGMAKIVLYDDRKDSPTHGLTNEFFIGEHNHILIHIPKFVWHGFKCVSSSEAMIVNVVTECYDYANPDEYRKPAHGSDIPYDWSRKDG
- the rfbB gene encoding dTDP-glucose 4,6-dehydratase → MKVLVTGGCGFIGSNFIRYFAARYPSNKVLNVDKLTYAGNLENLSGLEKKRNYRFVKADITNAVQMKRLFKKFNPDRVVNFAAETHVDRSITTPGDFLKTNFLGVGVLLNCALEYGVEKFLQVSTDEVYGSIARGKFREGSVLNPSSPYSASKAAADGLVMAYYRTYGLPVVITRSSNNYGPYQFPEKFIPLVIFNAMNGKKIPVYGDGLQVRDWIYVEDNCQAIDLVLHRGKIGEIYNVGGQYERANMYVIKKILSILKKPVELIEYVEDRPGHDRRYALSIAKVRSHLGWQPKISFEVGLAKTIKWYRMNSGWLKNTQTGAYRSFYRKYYSKLGLTQI